One genomic segment of Streptomyces sp. RKND-216 includes these proteins:
- a CDS encoding 3-hydroxyacyl-CoA dehydrogenase NAD-binding domain-containing protein, producing MAETAASSTIRWEQDDTGIVTLVLDDPDQSANTMNEAFKASLAATADRLEAEKDSVRGIVVTSAKKTFFAGGDLRDLIRARPEDAQRVFDAGMGIKRDLRRIETLGKPVVAAINGAALGGGLEIALACHHRVALDARGSRIGCPESTLGLLPGGGGVVRTVRLLGIADALLNVLLQGQQHRPEKARKVGLVHEVVQTEEEMRAAARAFIDAHPESAQPWDTPGYRMPGGTPSNPKFAANLPAFPANLRKQTSGAPYPAQRNILAAAVEGAQVDFETAQVIESRYFTELVTGQIAKNMIQAFFFDLQAINSGRSRPDGVEERTVRKVGVLGAGMMGAGIAYTCARAGIDVVLKDVSREAAEKGKGYAVKLEDKALSRGRTTEEKRAALLARITPTADPQDLAGCDAVIEAVFEDPALKHKVFQEIEDVVAPDALLCSNTSTLPITALAEGVQRQEDFVGLHFFSPVDKMPLVEIINGARTGDTALARAFDLVRQIRKTPIVVNDSRGFFTSRVIGHFITEGVAMLAEGVEPATVEQAAAQAGYPAKVLSLMDELTLTLPRRIRNETRQALEAEGRTLPDHPADAVIDRMVDEFGRTGRSGGAGFYDYDEDGKRLGLWPGLREHFGAGTRAGERTDLGELQERMLFVEALDTVRCVEEGVLTSVADANIGSVMGIGFPPWTGGVLQYVNGYAGGLPGFVTRARELEARYGARFAVPPLLAAKAEQGETFTDTP from the coding sequence ATGGCAGAAACCGCCGCGTCCTCCACCATCCGCTGGGAGCAGGACGACACCGGAATCGTCACCCTCGTCCTCGACGACCCCGACCAGTCCGCCAACACCATGAACGAGGCGTTCAAGGCCTCGCTCGCCGCGACCGCCGACCGTCTGGAGGCCGAGAAGGACTCCGTCCGCGGCATCGTCGTCACCTCCGCCAAGAAGACCTTCTTCGCCGGCGGCGACCTGCGCGACCTGATCCGGGCCCGCCCCGAGGACGCGCAGCGGGTCTTCGATGCCGGCATGGGCATCAAGCGCGACCTGCGCCGCATCGAGACCCTCGGCAAGCCCGTCGTCGCCGCGATCAACGGTGCCGCGCTCGGCGGCGGTCTGGAGATCGCCCTCGCGTGCCACCACCGGGTCGCCCTCGACGCGCGGGGCTCCAGGATCGGGTGCCCGGAGTCCACCCTCGGCCTGCTGCCCGGAGGTGGCGGCGTGGTCCGCACCGTCCGCCTGCTCGGCATCGCCGACGCGCTGCTGAACGTCCTCCTGCAGGGGCAGCAGCACCGGCCGGAGAAGGCGAGGAAGGTCGGACTGGTGCACGAGGTGGTGCAGACCGAGGAGGAGATGCGGGCCGCCGCCCGCGCCTTCATCGACGCGCACCCGGAGTCTGCCCAGCCCTGGGACACGCCCGGCTACCGCATGCCCGGCGGCACCCCTTCGAACCCGAAGTTCGCCGCCAACCTGCCCGCCTTCCCCGCCAACCTCAGGAAGCAGACCAGCGGCGCCCCCTACCCCGCACAGCGGAACATCCTCGCCGCCGCCGTCGAGGGCGCGCAGGTCGACTTCGAGACCGCGCAGGTCATCGAGAGCCGGTACTTCACCGAACTGGTCACCGGCCAGATCGCGAAGAACATGATCCAGGCCTTCTTCTTCGACCTCCAGGCCATCAACTCCGGCCGCAGCCGCCCCGACGGCGTCGAGGAACGGACCGTGCGCAAGGTCGGTGTGCTGGGTGCGGGCATGATGGGCGCCGGCATTGCCTACACCTGCGCCCGCGCCGGCATCGACGTCGTCCTCAAGGACGTCTCCCGGGAGGCCGCGGAGAAGGGCAAGGGTTACGCGGTGAAGCTGGAGGACAAGGCGCTGTCCCGCGGCCGCACCACCGAGGAGAAGCGCGCGGCGCTCCTCGCCCGTATCACCCCGACCGCCGACCCGCAGGACCTCGCCGGCTGCGACGCCGTCATCGAGGCGGTGTTCGAGGACCCGGCGCTCAAGCACAAGGTTTTCCAGGAGATCGAGGACGTCGTCGCCCCCGACGCACTGCTGTGCTCCAACACCTCCACCCTCCCCATCACCGCTCTCGCCGAGGGCGTGCAGCGGCAGGAGGACTTCGTCGGCCTGCACTTCTTCTCGCCGGTCGACAAGATGCCTCTGGTCGAGATCATCAACGGCGCCCGCACCGGCGACACCGCGCTCGCCCGCGCGTTCGACCTGGTGCGGCAGATCCGGAAGACCCCCATCGTCGTCAACGACTCGCGCGGCTTCTTCACCTCCCGCGTCATCGGCCACTTCATCACCGAGGGCGTGGCCATGCTGGCGGAAGGCGTCGAGCCCGCCACCGTTGAACAGGCCGCCGCCCAGGCCGGCTACCCCGCCAAGGTCCTCTCGCTGATGGACGAGCTGACCCTCACCCTGCCCCGCAGGATCCGCAACGAGACCCGGCAGGCGCTCGAGGCGGAGGGCAGGACCCTGCCGGACCACCCGGCGGACGCGGTGATCGACCGGATGGTCGACGAGTTCGGCCGTACCGGCCGCAGCGGCGGCGCCGGCTTCTACGACTACGACGAGGACGGAAAGCGCCTCGGCCTCTGGCCCGGACTGCGCGAGCACTTCGGCGCCGGCACCCGGGCGGGGGAGCGGACGGACCTCGGCGAACTCCAGGAGCGCATGCTGTTCGTGGAGGCGCTGGACACCGTCCGCTGCGTGGAGGAGGGCGTGCTCACCTCCGTCGCCGACGCGAACATCGGCTCCGTCATGGGTATCGGCTTCCCGCCGTGGACCGGCGGCGTTCTCCAGTACGTCAACGGTTACGCCGGCGGTCTGCCCGGCTTCGTGACCCGCGCCCGCGAGCTGGAGGCCCGCTACGGCGCGCGGTTCGCCGTACCGCCGCTGCTCGCGGCGAAGGCGGAGCAGGGCGAGACCTTCACCGACACGCCGTAG
- a CDS encoding oxygenase MpaB family protein produces the protein MHKDTAAPRPVRHPPQEPGPPPPGGLLWDLTGDVRTVLTLPPAMALQVAHPAVGAGVDDHSVFRTDPWGRARRSLDSVLLWVYGGDRAREEGRRLRTLHAGVRGTDAHGRAYRALDPATYAWVHATGFPVMRHARGYLGRPFTEEEERRLYAEWLQVGRVLGLGDRDMPQTLAAFWPYYRRMLDDEIESTPVLRELVSLTAAVPAPTGGPAALRTPLRVLWPLLRPPFLRLRAFVTVGLLPPEARQAAGLPWTGRQERRLRRFGWAVRVTAVVLPERLRYFPAARRARAQHRAGTYPG, from the coding sequence GTGCACAAGGACACCGCCGCCCCACGGCCGGTGCGGCACCCGCCGCAGGAGCCCGGGCCGCCGCCGCCCGGCGGCCTCCTCTGGGACCTGACCGGCGACGTGCGCACCGTGCTCACGCTGCCCCCTGCAATGGCCCTCCAGGTCGCCCACCCCGCCGTCGGCGCGGGCGTCGACGATCACTCCGTCTTCCGCACCGACCCGTGGGGCCGCGCCCGGCGGTCCCTGGACAGCGTGCTGCTGTGGGTCTACGGCGGCGATCGGGCGCGGGAGGAGGGGCGCCGGCTGCGCACCCTGCACGCCGGCGTCCGCGGTACGGATGCGCACGGACGGGCCTACCGGGCCCTCGACCCCGCGACGTACGCCTGGGTGCACGCCACCGGCTTCCCGGTGATGCGGCACGCCCGCGGCTACCTGGGCCGCCCGTTCACCGAGGAGGAGGAGCGCCGGCTGTACGCCGAATGGCTCCAAGTGGGCCGTGTGCTGGGCCTCGGGGACCGCGACATGCCGCAGACCCTCGCCGCGTTCTGGCCCTACTACCGGCGGATGCTGGACGACGAGATCGAGAGCACCCCCGTGCTGCGCGAGCTGGTCTCGCTCACGGCCGCCGTACCCGCACCGACCGGTGGTCCGGCGGCGCTGCGGACGCCACTGCGGGTGTTGTGGCCGCTGCTGCGACCGCCGTTCCTCCGGCTGCGGGCGTTCGTCACCGTCGGCCTGCTGCCGCCCGAGGCGCGGCAGGCCGCCGGACTGCCCTGGACGGGCCGTCAGGAGCGGCGGCTGCGCCGGTTCGGGTGGGCCGTGCGCGTGACCGCGGTCGTCCTGCCGGAACGGCTGCGGTACTTCCCCGCGGCCCGGCGTGCCCGCGCGCAGCACCGCGCGGGCACCTACCCCGGCTGA
- a CDS encoding S1 family peptidase gives MAVATGLLAVGALVTPTAAAVENDGPKATAAQLKAVDSAVLKSDIAGTAWYTDAKSGKVVVTVDSTVSKAEIAKIKQTVKTDSALEINRTKGEFTKLIAGGEAITTGGARCSLGFNVQNGSGTKYALTAGHCTNIGSSWSIGTRAGTSFPGNDYGIIQHSNPGAADGRVYLYNGSYQEITGAGNASVGQSVQRSGSTTGLHGGSVTGLNATVNYGADGIVYGMIQTNVCAEPGDSGGALFSGSTALGLTSGGSGNCSSGGTTFYQPVTEALSAYGVSII, from the coding sequence ATGGCAGTGGCCACCGGACTCCTGGCGGTCGGCGCGCTCGTCACCCCCACCGCCGCAGCGGTCGAGAACGACGGCCCCAAGGCCACGGCGGCTCAGCTCAAGGCGGTTGACAGCGCCGTGCTGAAGTCGGACATCGCGGGTACCGCCTGGTACACCGACGCGAAGTCCGGCAAGGTCGTCGTCACCGTCGACAGCACCGTGAGCAAGGCGGAGATCGCCAAGATCAAGCAGACCGTCAAGACCGACTCCGCCCTCGAGATCAACCGCACCAAGGGCGAGTTCACCAAGCTGATCGCCGGCGGCGAGGCCATCACCACCGGCGGCGCCCGCTGCTCGCTCGGCTTCAACGTGCAGAACGGCAGCGGCACCAAGTACGCGCTCACCGCGGGTCACTGCACCAACATCGGCAGCTCGTGGTCCATCGGCACCCGCGCCGGCACCAGCTTCCCGGGCAACGACTACGGCATCATCCAGCACTCCAACCCGGGTGCCGCGGACGGCCGCGTCTACCTGTACAACGGCAGCTACCAGGAGATCACCGGGGCCGGAAACGCCTCGGTCGGTCAGTCCGTCCAGCGCAGCGGCTCCACCACCGGCCTGCACGGCGGCTCCGTCACCGGCCTCAACGCGACCGTCAACTACGGTGCCGACGGCATCGTGTACGGCATGATCCAGACCAACGTCTGCGCCGAGCCCGGCGACAGCGGCGGCGCCCTGTTCTCCGGCAGCACCGCCCTGGGTCTGACCTCCGGCGGCAGCGGCAACTGCTCCTCCGGCGGCACCACCTTCTACCAGCCGGTCACCGAGGCGCTCAGCGCCTACGGCGTCAGCATCATCTGA
- a CDS encoding M1 family metallopeptidase yields the protein MLAIPASAAEPTPGAPGVGDPYYPDYGNGGYDVAHYDLRLRYQPRNDHLKGTATLLVKATQDLSRFNLDFALDVREVRVNGRVADVAATGAHELEVTPDRPLTNGQRATVVVRYAGTPSEVEVNGFTSWHRTPDGGVAANEPEAAWWWFPSNDHPTDKATYDVSVAVPDGTQAVSNGVLASQRSEAGWTRWNWRSAEPQATYLATLAVGKFDLTTDTTAGGLPVLNAYSRELGPHEGAARASIERTGEVTEWLEGYFGAYPFHAIGGYVPDTDTGYALETQTRPFYSPRKFQHGSNVSVVVHEMAHQWYGNSVSLERWSDIWLNEGFASYAEWMWSEHAGEGTVAELAAYAYASVPADDDFWTVEPGDPGPENQFHGAVYNRGAMALQALRTEIGDRDFFAALKGWQRKHAGGDASIDEFVAYTERKSGEQLDALFDTWLFQPSKPAVGPNGAAGGVDRSAASAGVPDQPESWKKIQAAHEGGHGHR from the coding sequence ATGCTGGCGATCCCGGCGTCGGCGGCCGAGCCCACGCCCGGGGCGCCCGGGGTGGGCGACCCCTACTACCCCGACTACGGCAACGGCGGCTACGACGTCGCGCACTACGATCTGCGGCTGCGCTACCAGCCCCGGAACGACCACCTGAAGGGCACCGCCACCCTCCTGGTGAAGGCCACCCAGGACCTCTCCCGCTTCAACCTCGACTTCGCCCTGGACGTCCGCGAGGTCCGGGTGAACGGCCGCGTCGCGGACGTCGCCGCGACCGGCGCCCACGAACTGGAGGTGACGCCGGACCGGCCGCTGACGAACGGGCAGCGCGCCACCGTCGTCGTCCGCTACGCCGGCACGCCGTCGGAGGTGGAGGTGAACGGCTTCACCTCCTGGCACCGCACCCCGGACGGCGGCGTGGCGGCCAACGAGCCGGAGGCCGCCTGGTGGTGGTTCCCCAGCAACGACCACCCGACCGACAAGGCCACCTACGACGTCAGCGTCGCCGTCCCGGACGGCACCCAGGCGGTCAGCAACGGTGTGCTCGCCTCGCAGCGCTCCGAGGCCGGCTGGACCCGTTGGAACTGGCGGTCGGCCGAGCCCCAGGCCACCTACCTGGCGACGCTGGCGGTGGGAAAGTTCGACCTCACCACCGACACCACCGCCGGCGGACTGCCCGTGCTCAACGCCTACAGCCGCGAACTGGGCCCGCACGAGGGCGCGGCGCGCGCCAGCATCGAGCGCACCGGCGAGGTGACCGAGTGGCTGGAGGGGTACTTCGGCGCCTACCCGTTCCACGCGATCGGCGGCTACGTGCCCGACACCGACACCGGCTACGCCCTGGAGACGCAGACCCGGCCGTTCTACAGCCCGCGCAAGTTCCAGCACGGCTCGAACGTCTCGGTCGTGGTGCACGAGATGGCGCACCAGTGGTACGGCAACAGCGTGTCGCTGGAACGCTGGAGCGACATCTGGCTCAACGAGGGCTTCGCCAGCTACGCGGAGTGGATGTGGTCGGAACACGCCGGTGAGGGCACGGTCGCGGAACTGGCGGCCTACGCCTACGCCTCCGTCCCGGCCGACGACGACTTCTGGACGGTCGAGCCCGGCGACCCGGGCCCGGAGAACCAGTTCCACGGCGCGGTCTACAACCGCGGCGCGATGGCCCTCCAGGCGCTGCGCACCGAGATCGGGGACCGGGACTTCTTCGCCGCACTGAAGGGCTGGCAGCGCAAGCACGCCGGCGGTGACGCGTCGATCGACGAGTTCGTCGCCTACACCGAGCGGAAGTCCGGCGAACAGCTCGACGCGCTGTTCGACACCTGGCTGTTCCAGCCGTCGAAGCCGGCCGTCGGGCCGAACGGCGCGGCAGGCGGAGTCGACCGGAGCGCCGCCTCCGCGGGAGTGCCGGACCAGCCGGAGTCGTGGAAGAAGATCCAGGCCGCCCACGAGGGAGGCCACGGCCATCGCTGA
- a CDS encoding CaiB/BaiF CoA-transferase family protein translates to MTAEHGTARDTREGGPLAGVRVVELAGIGPGPFAAMLLADLGADVVRVDRPGGPLLGIDPAADLTNRNKRSVVLDLKTQAGVAAVLDLAERADLLVEGNRPGVAERLGVGPDECLARNPRLVYGRMTGWGQDGPLAPRAGHDLGYIAVTGALGLAGPAGGPPYAPANLLGDYAGGSLYLVIGLLAALQHARTPGGAGQVVDAAIVDGTSHLTTMIHGMMGAGSWQDARGANLLDGGAPFYGTYATADGGHMAVGALEPAFYAEFLDRLGLSPDELPPREDPTRWAELRERIAARFRTRTRDEWSEDFAGSDACVAPVLSLTEAPRHPHLAARGTFVEHDGRVQPAPAPRFSATPGAVRTPPARPGAHAAEVARDWDLPAHATPWKEATA, encoded by the coding sequence ATGACTGCGGAGCACGGCACGGCCCGGGACACCCGCGAAGGCGGTCCGCTGGCGGGTGTCCGGGTGGTGGAACTGGCCGGAATCGGCCCCGGCCCGTTCGCCGCCATGCTGCTCGCCGACCTCGGGGCCGACGTGGTCCGCGTCGACCGGCCGGGCGGGCCCCTCCTCGGCATCGACCCGGCCGCCGACCTGACCAACCGCAACAAGCGGTCCGTCGTCCTCGACCTCAAGACCCAGGCAGGCGTCGCCGCCGTGCTGGACCTGGCCGAACGCGCCGACCTGCTCGTCGAGGGCAACCGGCCCGGCGTGGCCGAGCGCCTCGGCGTCGGTCCCGACGAGTGCCTCGCCCGCAATCCTCGCCTGGTCTACGGCCGGATGACCGGCTGGGGACAGGACGGGCCGCTCGCCCCGCGCGCCGGACACGACCTCGGCTACATCGCCGTCACCGGCGCCCTCGGCCTCGCCGGACCGGCCGGCGGACCGCCGTACGCCCCGGCCAATCTGCTCGGCGACTACGCCGGCGGCTCGCTCTACCTGGTGATCGGCCTGCTCGCCGCCCTCCAGCACGCCCGTACCCCCGGCGGCGCCGGCCAGGTCGTCGACGCCGCCATCGTCGACGGCACCAGCCACCTCACGACCATGATCCACGGCATGATGGGCGCCGGCAGCTGGCAGGACGCCCGCGGCGCCAACCTGCTCGACGGCGGTGCACCGTTCTACGGCACCTATGCCACAGCGGATGGCGGGCACATGGCCGTCGGAGCCCTGGAGCCCGCCTTCTACGCCGAGTTCCTGGACCGCCTGGGTCTCAGCCCCGACGAGCTGCCGCCGCGCGAGGACCCCACCCGGTGGGCGGAGCTGCGTGAGCGGATCGCCGCCCGTTTCCGCACCCGCACCCGCGACGAGTGGAGCGAAGACTTCGCCGGTTCGGACGCCTGCGTGGCACCCGTCCTCTCCCTCACCGAGGCCCCCCGGCACCCGCACCTCGCCGCCCGCGGCACCTTCGTCGAGCACGACGGCCGCGTCCAGCCCGCCCCGGCACCCCGGTTCTCCGCCACGCCCGGAGCCGTGCGCACCCCGCCCGCCCGGCCCGGTGCGCACGCCGCCGAAGTGGCCCGCGACTGGGACCTGCCGGCACACGCCACCCCGTGGAAGGAAGCCACCGCCTGA
- a CDS encoding MerR family transcriptional regulator: protein MDDHEDGRDRARAARDAPPEADALTVDQLAARAGVTVRTIRFYSTRGLLPPPTIGPRRVGRYGPDHLSRLALIEELQAQGMTLAAIERYLQRLPDDISPHELALHRAMVASWMPDTVDEATRGQLESRVGRALTDDDLRRLEALSVLEPTGDPDLFRVDPGMIHLGVRLLDVPISQQAILAARDVMLEHTRSAARALSTLFRDEVWQPYREREDDPEQVARMKSLSAHMQPMVVQALVTAFQRSMNEELREVFPAEAAPEGAPSRAPAGDDGARDR from the coding sequence ATGGACGACCACGAGGACGGCCGGGACCGTGCACGGGCCGCGCGGGACGCGCCGCCGGAGGCGGACGCGCTGACCGTCGACCAGCTGGCGGCGCGCGCCGGGGTCACCGTGCGCACCATCCGTTTCTACAGCACCCGGGGGCTGCTCCCGCCGCCCACCATCGGGCCCCGCAGGGTGGGCCGGTACGGCCCGGACCACCTGTCCCGGCTGGCGCTCATCGAGGAGCTGCAGGCGCAGGGCATGACCCTCGCCGCGATCGAGCGCTACCTCCAACGCCTGCCGGACGACATCTCCCCGCACGAGCTGGCCCTGCACCGGGCGATGGTCGCCTCCTGGATGCCCGACACCGTCGACGAGGCGACGCGCGGACAGCTGGAGAGCCGTGTCGGCAGGGCGCTGACGGACGACGACCTACGGCGGCTGGAAGCGCTGAGCGTGCTGGAGCCGACCGGCGACCCGGACCTGTTCCGGGTCGACCCGGGCATGATCCACCTGGGCGTCCGGCTGCTGGACGTGCCCATCTCGCAGCAGGCCATCCTCGCGGCGCGGGACGTGATGCTGGAGCACACCCGGTCCGCGGCGCGTGCGCTGAGCACGCTCTTCCGCGACGAGGTGTGGCAGCCCTACCGCGAGCGGGAGGACGACCCGGAGCAGGTCGCCCGGATGAAGTCGCTGTCCGCGCACATGCAGCCGATGGTGGTGCAGGCGCTGGTCACCGCCTTCCAGCGCTCGATGAACGAGGAGCTGCGCGAGGTGTTCCCCGCCGAGGCCGCACCGGAGGGCGCGCCGTCCCGTGCCCCGGCAGGGGACGACGGGGCACGGGACCGCTGA
- a CDS encoding acyl-CoA dehydrogenase family protein, with the protein MQRQIFTPDHEAFRQTVRTFLAKEVEPHYAQWERDGIVSRDAWLAAGRQGLLGLAVPEEYGGGGEPDFRYAAVLAEEFARAGAPGLAIGLHNDVIGPYLTSLATDEQKQRWLPGFCTGERITAVAMTEPGAGSDLQGIRTTAEDRGDHWLLNGAKTFISNGILADLVVVVARTTPEGGAKGLSLLVVERGAPGFARGRNLDKVGQKSQDTAELFFDDVRVPKENLLGELHGAFVHLMTNLAQERLTIAVSAAAAAEHVLDLTTAYVKERQAFGRPLAKLQHVRFQIAEMATECAVTRAFVDRCIADHAAGTLDAAHASMAKYWATELQVRVTDRCLQLHGGYGYMNEQPVARAYTDARVQTIYGGTTEIMKEIIGRSLLS; encoded by the coding sequence ATGCAGCGACAGATCTTCACCCCGGATCACGAGGCGTTCCGGCAGACCGTGCGCACCTTCCTCGCCAAGGAGGTCGAGCCGCACTACGCGCAGTGGGAGCGGGACGGCATCGTCTCCCGCGACGCCTGGCTCGCCGCAGGACGGCAGGGGCTGCTCGGCCTCGCCGTGCCCGAGGAGTACGGCGGCGGCGGGGAGCCCGACTTCCGCTACGCCGCCGTGCTCGCCGAGGAGTTCGCCCGCGCGGGAGCCCCCGGCCTCGCGATCGGCCTGCACAACGATGTCATCGGCCCCTACCTGACCTCGCTGGCCACCGACGAGCAGAAGCAGCGCTGGCTTCCCGGGTTCTGCACCGGTGAGAGGATCACTGCCGTCGCCATGACCGAACCCGGCGCCGGTTCCGACCTCCAGGGCATCCGCACCACCGCCGAGGACCGCGGCGACCACTGGCTGCTCAACGGCGCAAAGACCTTCATCTCCAACGGTATCCTCGCCGACCTCGTCGTCGTGGTCGCCAGGACCACTCCGGAGGGCGGCGCCAAGGGCCTGAGCCTGCTCGTCGTCGAACGCGGTGCGCCGGGCTTCGCCCGCGGCCGCAACCTCGACAAGGTCGGCCAGAAGTCCCAGGACACCGCGGAGCTGTTCTTCGACGACGTCCGCGTGCCCAAGGAGAACCTGCTGGGCGAGCTCCACGGCGCCTTCGTCCACCTGATGACCAACCTGGCGCAGGAGCGGCTGACCATCGCGGTCTCCGCCGCGGCGGCCGCCGAGCACGTGCTGGACCTCACCACGGCCTACGTGAAGGAGCGCCAGGCGTTCGGCCGTCCGCTGGCGAAGCTCCAGCACGTCCGGTTCCAGATCGCCGAGATGGCCACCGAGTGCGCCGTCACCCGGGCGTTCGTCGACCGGTGCATCGCCGACCACGCCGCGGGCACCCTGGACGCGGCACACGCCTCCATGGCCAAGTACTGGGCCACCGAACTCCAGGTGCGCGTCACCGACCGCTGCCTCCAGCTCCACGGCGGCTACGGCTACATGAACGAGCAGCCCGTCGCCCGGGCGTACACCGACGCGCGCGTCCAGACCATCTACGGCGGCACCACCGAGATCATGAAGGAGATCATCGGCCGCTCCCTGCTCTCCTGA
- a CDS encoding acetyl-CoA C-acetyltransferase, with protein sequence MSTEAYVYDAIRTPRGRGKANGALHGTKPIDLVVGLMHEMRRRNPGLDPAAIDDVVLGVVGPIGDQGSDIAKIAAIAAGLPDTVAGVQENRFCASGLEAVNLAAAKVRSGWEDLVLAGGVESMSRVPLGTDGGAWAMDPMTSFETGFVPQGIGADLIATIEGFSRRDVDEFAALSQERAVDAWKEGRFEKSVIPVKDRSGLVVLDRDEHIRPGTTADTLAGLKPSFADIGDLGGFDAVALQKYHWVERIDHVHHAGNSSGIVDGSSLVAIGNAEVGTRYGMRPRARIVSAAVSGADPTIMLTGPAPASKKALAKAGLSIDDIDLVEINEAFAAVVLRFVRDMGLSLDKVNVNGGAIAMGHPLGATGAMILGTLVDELERRDQRYGLATLCVGGGMGCATVVERL encoded by the coding sequence TTGAGCACCGAAGCGTACGTCTACGACGCCATCCGCACCCCGCGCGGGCGCGGCAAGGCGAACGGCGCCCTGCACGGCACCAAGCCCATCGACCTGGTCGTCGGGCTGATGCACGAGATGCGCCGCCGCAACCCCGGCCTGGACCCGGCCGCCATCGACGACGTGGTGCTCGGCGTGGTCGGGCCCATCGGCGACCAGGGTTCCGACATCGCGAAGATCGCCGCCATCGCCGCCGGGCTGCCCGACACCGTGGCCGGGGTGCAGGAGAACCGCTTCTGTGCCTCCGGCCTGGAAGCCGTCAACCTCGCGGCGGCCAAGGTGCGTTCCGGCTGGGAGGACCTCGTCCTGGCCGGCGGGGTGGAGTCCATGTCCCGCGTGCCGCTCGGCACCGACGGCGGCGCCTGGGCCATGGACCCCATGACCAGCTTCGAGACGGGCTTCGTCCCGCAGGGCATCGGCGCCGACCTCATCGCCACCATCGAGGGCTTCAGCCGCCGCGACGTGGACGAGTTCGCCGCGCTCTCCCAGGAGCGGGCGGTGGACGCGTGGAAGGAGGGCCGCTTCGAGAAGTCCGTCATCCCGGTGAAGGACCGCAGCGGCCTGGTCGTGCTGGACCGCGACGAGCACATCCGCCCCGGCACCACCGCCGACACCCTCGCCGGGCTCAAGCCCTCCTTCGCCGACATCGGCGACCTCGGCGGCTTCGACGCCGTCGCCCTTCAGAAGTACCACTGGGTCGAGAGGATCGACCACGTCCATCACGCGGGCAACTCCTCCGGCATCGTGGACGGTTCGTCGCTGGTCGCCATCGGCAACGCCGAGGTCGGCACGCGGTACGGCATGCGGCCGAGGGCGCGCATCGTCTCCGCCGCCGTCTCCGGCGCGGACCCGACGATCATGCTGACCGGACCCGCACCCGCGTCGAAGAAGGCCCTTGCGAAGGCGGGTCTGAGCATTGACGACATCGACCTGGTCGAGATCAACGAGGCGTTCGCCGCGGTCGTGCTCCGCTTCGTCCGCGACATGGGCCTTTCCCTGGACAAGGTCAACGTCAACGGCGGCGCCATCGCGATGGGCCACCCGCTCGGCGCCACCGGCGCGATGATCCTCGGCACGCTCGTGGACGAGCTGGAGCGGCGCGACCAGAGGTACGGCCTCGCCACGCTCTGCGTGGGCGGCGGCATGGGCTGCGCCACCGTCGTCGAACGCCTCTGA